The Pungitius pungitius chromosome 8, fPunPun2.1, whole genome shotgun sequence genome has a window encoding:
- the ccdc120b gene encoding coiled-coil domain-containing protein 120 isoform X2 — MEVKGHLITSMGLGAPDVGGCQDSKLQAERVAALQERKQALEALLNSRVGELKHVCLQEAELTGKLPHAFPLETGEKAPPVQRRAGLPPNAKAEDEAAQRKQMKAIFTGALYRHSESDRNIPNSKRTVHRGCHTEDAVISESTSSMSDSTSHDNESSPSVAADQRSLSQPRLTVGSPDHRISRKLSPVEIYYEMRTRRNSVTSSVSPANSLPRSASNIEGRSVPATPLLARTAPISVHVRSEASGGGGLKQWSGNLDAPYMIPLAQEGTSSERRGCPYSSRARRSNSSEALLDRSSLPDDPAPRNGMPPRGGPYKSSETLTDGKLRHIHLGSPERHADDSVDQAKMRLSIGDRGSGGGYNELLMDYIWGKQQRMQVQRHLYQSAGRVWQDMSSPRSSTAAVPTHANGFSHSQVNLPSAAPPYSPMVLRGSQAELRRVKVTRTKSCGPFIPLQQHPQDAILLSAYDSPLPASGTTTTSSIPNLHPYQAELSGPSFSRRPPPFSLPTPEDSTRSLHKALALEGLRDWYLRNALGYPSAAPKGHEAGISRISHPHPLVHQAQSVQGEPANLQKSQMPQSASFHGHPLHGRSMEFSLYQDTPHPEMQEVTPKEPSADPGTLV; from the exons ATGGAGGTCAAAGGACATCTGATCACCTCCATGGGCTTGGGGGCTCCTG ATGTCGGCGGCTGCCAGGACAGCAAGCTGCAGGCTGAGAGGGTTGCAGCTctgcaggagaggaagcaggCGCTGGAGGCTCTCCTCAACTCCAGGGTGGGAGAGCTCAAGCACGTCTGTTTGCAGGAAGCC GAGCTAACTGGGAAGTTGCCACATGCTTTTCCCCTGGAGACGGGGGAGAAAGCCCCACCGGTGCAGCGCAGAGCTGGCCTGCCGCCCAACGCCAAGGCGGAA GATGAGGCGGCCCAAAGAAAGCAGATGAAGGCCATCTTCACAGGTGCTCTGTACCGACATTCGGAATCTGACCGAAACATCCCAAATAGCAAGAGGACAGTTCACCGGGGGTGTCACACAG AGGACGCCGTCATATCAGAGAGTACGAGCTCCATGTCCGATTCAACTTCCCATGACAACG AGTCGTCTCCCAGCGTGGCGGCCGACCAGCGCTCTCTGTCTCAGCCGCGGCTCACAGTGGGCAGCCCTGACCACAGGATTAGCAGGAAGCTGTCACCGGTTGAGATCTACTACGAGATGAGGACACGCCGCAACTCTGTCACCAGCTCCGTCAG CCCGGCTAACTCCTTACCAAGAAGTGCATCCAACATTGAAGGCAGAAGTGTTCCAGCTACTCCTCTGCTGGCCCGAACTGCACCAATCAGCGTCCACGTCAG GTCGGAAGCGTCGGGTGGCGGTGGGTTAAAGCAGTGGTCGGGCAACCTGGATGCGCCCTATATGATTCCGCTGGCCCAGGAGGGCACGTCCTCTGAGCGCCGAGGCTGCCCTTACAGCTCCCGGGCCAGGCGCAGCAACAGCTCCGAGGCCCTGCTGGATAGATCGAGCCTCCCCGACGACCCCGCCCCCAGAAACGGGATGCCCCCCAGAGGAGGGCCCTACAAGAGCTCGGAGACACTGACGGATGGCAAGCTGCGCCACATTCACCTGGGCAGCCCCGAGAGACATGCTGACGACTCCGTGGACCAGGCGAAGATGCGTCTGTCCATTGGAGACAGAGGGTCCGGTGGCGGCTACAACGAGCTGTTGATGGACTACATCTGGGGCAAACAGCAGAGGATGCAAGTGCAGCGGCACCTGTACCAGTCTGCAGGCAGGGTCTGGCAGGACATGTCCTCTCCTCGCTCCTCCACCGCGGCGGTGCCCACCCACGCCAACGGCTTCTCCCACTCCCAGGTGAACCTCCCCAGCGCCGCACCTCCTTACAGCCCCATGGTCCTCCGAGGGTCCCAAGCGGAGCTGCGCAGGGTCAAAGTCACCCGAACCAAATCGTGTGGACCCTTTATTCCGCTGCAGCAACATCCCCAGGATGCCATCCTGCTCTCGGCATATGActctcccctccctgcctctggcaccaccaccacctcctccatccccaACCTGCACCCCTACCAGGCCGAGCTGTCTGGGCCCTCCTTCAGCCGCAGACCCCCTCCGTTCTCTCTTCCGACCCCAGAAGACTCGACGCGCAGCTTGCATAAAGCCCTGGCTCTGGAGGGACTGAGGGACTGGTACCTGAGGAACGCCCTCGGCTATCCTTCTGCTGCCCCGAAGGGCCACGAGGCGGGGATCTCGCGCATCTCGCACCCTCACCCGCTGGTGCACCAGGCCCAGTCAGTTCAAGGGGAACCGGCCAACCTCCAGAAGTCTCAGATGCCCCAGTCAGCCAGCTTCCACGGTCACCCGCTGCATGGAAG GTCGATGGAGTTCTCTCTCTATCAGGACACTCCTCATCCAGAGATGCAAGAGGTGACCCCAAAGGAACCCAGTGCAGACCCAGGCACCCTAGTTTga
- the ccdc120b gene encoding coiled-coil domain-containing protein 120 isoform X1, with product MEVKGHLITSMGLGAPDVGGCQDSKLQAERVAALQERKQALEALLNSRVGELKHVCLQEAELTGKLPHAFPLETGEKAPPVQRRAGLPPNAKAEDEAAQRKQMKAIFTGALYRHSESDRNIPNSKRTVHRGCHTEDAVISESTSSMSDSTSHDNESSPSVAADQRSLSQPRLTVGSPDHRISRKLSPVEIYYEMRTRRNSVTSSVSGRQMPSTSTSYCVAPHSPANSLPRSASNIEGRSVPATPLLARTAPISVHVRSEASGGGGLKQWSGNLDAPYMIPLAQEGTSSERRGCPYSSRARRSNSSEALLDRSSLPDDPAPRNGMPPRGGPYKSSETLTDGKLRHIHLGSPERHADDSVDQAKMRLSIGDRGSGGGYNELLMDYIWGKQQRMQVQRHLYQSAGRVWQDMSSPRSSTAAVPTHANGFSHSQVNLPSAAPPYSPMVLRGSQAELRRVKVTRTKSCGPFIPLQQHPQDAILLSAYDSPLPASGTTTTSSIPNLHPYQAELSGPSFSRRPPPFSLPTPEDSTRSLHKALALEGLRDWYLRNALGYPSAAPKGHEAGISRISHPHPLVHQAQSVQGEPANLQKSQMPQSASFHGHPLHGRSMEFSLYQDTPHPEMQEVTPKEPSADPGTLV from the exons ATGGAGGTCAAAGGACATCTGATCACCTCCATGGGCTTGGGGGCTCCTG ATGTCGGCGGCTGCCAGGACAGCAAGCTGCAGGCTGAGAGGGTTGCAGCTctgcaggagaggaagcaggCGCTGGAGGCTCTCCTCAACTCCAGGGTGGGAGAGCTCAAGCACGTCTGTTTGCAGGAAGCC GAGCTAACTGGGAAGTTGCCACATGCTTTTCCCCTGGAGACGGGGGAGAAAGCCCCACCGGTGCAGCGCAGAGCTGGCCTGCCGCCCAACGCCAAGGCGGAA GATGAGGCGGCCCAAAGAAAGCAGATGAAGGCCATCTTCACAGGTGCTCTGTACCGACATTCGGAATCTGACCGAAACATCCCAAATAGCAAGAGGACAGTTCACCGGGGGTGTCACACAG AGGACGCCGTCATATCAGAGAGTACGAGCTCCATGTCCGATTCAACTTCCCATGACAACG AGTCGTCTCCCAGCGTGGCGGCCGACCAGCGCTCTCTGTCTCAGCCGCGGCTCACAGTGGGCAGCCCTGACCACAGGATTAGCAGGAAGCTGTCACCGGTTGAGATCTACTACGAGATGAGGACACGCCGCAACTCTGTCACCAGCTCCGTCAG TGGCCGACAAATGCCGAGTACATCCACGTCCTACTGTGTTGCTCCCCACAGCCCGGCTAACTCCTTACCAAGAAGTGCATCCAACATTGAAGGCAGAAGTGTTCCAGCTACTCCTCTGCTGGCCCGAACTGCACCAATCAGCGTCCACGTCAG GTCGGAAGCGTCGGGTGGCGGTGGGTTAAAGCAGTGGTCGGGCAACCTGGATGCGCCCTATATGATTCCGCTGGCCCAGGAGGGCACGTCCTCTGAGCGCCGAGGCTGCCCTTACAGCTCCCGGGCCAGGCGCAGCAACAGCTCCGAGGCCCTGCTGGATAGATCGAGCCTCCCCGACGACCCCGCCCCCAGAAACGGGATGCCCCCCAGAGGAGGGCCCTACAAGAGCTCGGAGACACTGACGGATGGCAAGCTGCGCCACATTCACCTGGGCAGCCCCGAGAGACATGCTGACGACTCCGTGGACCAGGCGAAGATGCGTCTGTCCATTGGAGACAGAGGGTCCGGTGGCGGCTACAACGAGCTGTTGATGGACTACATCTGGGGCAAACAGCAGAGGATGCAAGTGCAGCGGCACCTGTACCAGTCTGCAGGCAGGGTCTGGCAGGACATGTCCTCTCCTCGCTCCTCCACCGCGGCGGTGCCCACCCACGCCAACGGCTTCTCCCACTCCCAGGTGAACCTCCCCAGCGCCGCACCTCCTTACAGCCCCATGGTCCTCCGAGGGTCCCAAGCGGAGCTGCGCAGGGTCAAAGTCACCCGAACCAAATCGTGTGGACCCTTTATTCCGCTGCAGCAACATCCCCAGGATGCCATCCTGCTCTCGGCATATGActctcccctccctgcctctggcaccaccaccacctcctccatccccaACCTGCACCCCTACCAGGCCGAGCTGTCTGGGCCCTCCTTCAGCCGCAGACCCCCTCCGTTCTCTCTTCCGACCCCAGAAGACTCGACGCGCAGCTTGCATAAAGCCCTGGCTCTGGAGGGACTGAGGGACTGGTACCTGAGGAACGCCCTCGGCTATCCTTCTGCTGCCCCGAAGGGCCACGAGGCGGGGATCTCGCGCATCTCGCACCCTCACCCGCTGGTGCACCAGGCCCAGTCAGTTCAAGGGGAACCGGCCAACCTCCAGAAGTCTCAGATGCCCCAGTCAGCCAGCTTCCACGGTCACCCGCTGCATGGAAG GTCGATGGAGTTCTCTCTCTATCAGGACACTCCTCATCCAGAGATGCAAGAGGTGACCCCAAAGGAACCCAGTGCAGACCCAGGCACCCTAGTTTga
- the LOC119229414 gene encoding SRSF protein kinase 2-like isoform X1: MSSSYAAAISTLLSASSSNPPDTPRPRPSPDTGGAPTPPPASHCPPAVQTRPHPREPLGFCEEQQENPADYGIGGYYPVEIGEVFVDRYQVVQKLGWGHFSTVWLCWDIVRGRFVALKVVKSAQTFTETAQDEIKLLKCVRDSDPRDPKRETIVHLIDDFRITGANGEHVCMVLEVLGHQLLRWIIKSKYSGLPLACVRSILTQVLQGLDYLHTKCKIIHTDIKPENILLRVDDVYVQNLAANTKLWQLPASSAFSSSTENRRSREKQSLSNLLGKLSGVFHTLGEWSSKVSKSPIKRLTRKDRGRRGQDHNQKDKLHVSFSDAAPPSSTCSSTCQAKLTGPNLRLRRNTLLLEDGPDWPPHSHRDSICSWPDLNTDAPVCGSRSALLLQTADTERSPPSPSSPRGISDSDVLLDLLKPQNADKILIKIADLGNACWVHKHFTEDIQTCQYRSVEVLIGAHYDTPADIWSTACMAFELATGDYLFDPQSGASFSREEDHIAHIIELLGSLPSQFAVSGRNSRRYFNHKGQLRHISKLKPWSLFEILLEKYEWPREEASKFSSFLLTMLELLPEDRATAAQCLKHPWITS, encoded by the exons ATGTCATCTTCATATGCCGCCGCCATATCGACCCTTCTCTCCGCCAGCTCCTCCAATCCACCCGACACACCGAGGCCTCGCCCCTCCCCAGACACGGGAGGGGCCCCCACACCTCCCCCCGCGTCCCACTGCCCTCCAGCCGTACAGACGCGTCCTCATCCACGAGAGCCTTTGGGGTTCTGTGAGGAGCAACAGGAGAACCCTGCAGACTATGGCATTG GCGGATACTACCCCGTAGAGATCGGAGAGGTGTTCGTGGACCGTTATCAAGTGGTTCAAAAGTTGGGATGGGGTCACTTCTCTACTGTATGGCTCTGCTGGGATATAGT GAGGGGGCGTTTTGTAGCTCTGAAGGTGGTGAAGAGTGCTCAAACGTTCACAGAGACGGCACAGGATGAGATCAAGCTTCTAAAATGT GTAAGAGACAGTGACCCCAGAGATCCAAAACGTGAGACAATTGTACACCTCATTGATGACTTCAGGATCACTGGAGCAAATGGAGAGC ATGTGTGCATGGTTCTGGAGGTGCTGGGCCACCAGTTGCTCAGGTGGATCATCAAATCCAAATACTCGGGCCTCCCTCTGGCCTGCGTCAGGAGCATCCTCACACAG GTTCTGCAGGGTCTAGATTACTTGCACACCAAATGCAAGATCATCCACACCGACATCAAGCCGGAGAACATCCTCCTGAGAGTGGACGACGTTTATGTTCAGAACCTGGCAGCCAACACCAAGCTGTGGCAGCTGCCGGCGTCCTCTGCTTTCTCCAGCTCCACCG AGAACAGACGCTCCAGAGAGAAACAG AGTTTGTCCAACTTGTTGGGGAAGCTGAGCGGGGTTTTCCACACTCTCGGGGAGTGG TCCAGTAAGGTCTCCAAGAGCCCCATCAAGCGACTGACAAGAAAAGACAGGGGTCGACGAGGACAGGACCACAATCAGAAAGACAAACTTCACGTGTCCTTCTCCGATGCCGCTCCTCCCTCTAGCACCTGTAGCTCCACCTGTCAGGCTAAGCTCACAGGTCCCAACCTCAGGTTAAGGAGGAACACGCTGCTGTTAGAAGATGGACCGGACTGGCCTCCACACAGCCATAGAGACTCCATCTGTTCTTGGCCAGACCTCAACACAGATGCTCCCGTCTGTGGCTCTAGATCAGCGTTATTGCTTCAGACTGCAGACACAGAGCGGTCTCCTCCTTCACCATCCTCTCCCCGTG GTATTAGTGACTCGGATGTACTTCTGGATCTACTAAAACCCCAGAATGCTGATAAAATCCTCATCAAGATTGCTGACTTGGGCAATGCCTGCTGGGTG CACAAGCACTTTACAGAGGACATCCAGACGTGTCAGTACCGCTCTGTGGAGGTTCTGATCGGGGCTCACTACGACACACCGGCTGACATCTGGAGCACCGCCTGCATG GCTTTTGAGTTGGCCACAGGAGACTATCTGTTCGACCCTCAATCAGGAGCCTCATTCAGCCGCGAGGAAG ATCACATTGCTCACATCATTGAGCTGCTGGGATCCCTTCCATCGCAGTTCGCTGTGTCGGGGAGGAACTCCAGACGGTACTTCAACCACAAAG GACAACTGCGACACATCTCCAAGCTGAAGCCCTGGAGCTTGTTTGAGATCCTGCTGGAGAAGTACGAGTGGCCGCGAGAGGAAGCCTCCAAGTTCAGCTCGTTCCTCCTGACCATGTTGGAGCTCCTTCCGGAGGACAGAGCCACAGCTGCCCAGTGTCTGAAACACCCCTGGATAACCTCCTAG
- the LOC119229414 gene encoding SRSF protein kinase 2-like isoform X2 has product MSSSYAAAISTLLSASSSNPPDTPRPRPSPDTGGAPTPPPASHCPPAVQTRPHPREPLGFCEEQQENPADYGIGGYYPVEIGEVFVDRYQVVQKLGWGHFSTVWLCWDIVRGRFVALKVVKSAQTFTETAQDEIKLLKCVRDSDPRDPKRETIVHLIDDFRITGANGEHVCMVLEVLGHQLLRWIIKSKYSGLPLACVRSILTQVLQGLDYLHTKCKIIHTDIKPENILLRVDDVYVQNLAANTKLWQLPASSAFSSSTENRRSREKQSLSNLLGKLSGVFHTLGEWSSKVSKSPIKRLTRKDRGRRGQDHNQKDKLHVSFSDAAPPSSTCSSTCQAKLTGPNLRLRRNTLLLEDGPDWPPHSHRDSICSWPDLNTDAPVCGSRSALLLQTADTERSPPSPSSPRGISDSDVLLDLLKPQNADKILIKIADLGNACWVHKHFTEDIQTCQYRSVEVLIGAHYDTPADIWSTACMAEYTVGLVFSQITLLTSLSCWDPFHRSSLCRGGTPDGTSTTKDNCDTSPS; this is encoded by the exons ATGTCATCTTCATATGCCGCCGCCATATCGACCCTTCTCTCCGCCAGCTCCTCCAATCCACCCGACACACCGAGGCCTCGCCCCTCCCCAGACACGGGAGGGGCCCCCACACCTCCCCCCGCGTCCCACTGCCCTCCAGCCGTACAGACGCGTCCTCATCCACGAGAGCCTTTGGGGTTCTGTGAGGAGCAACAGGAGAACCCTGCAGACTATGGCATTG GCGGATACTACCCCGTAGAGATCGGAGAGGTGTTCGTGGACCGTTATCAAGTGGTTCAAAAGTTGGGATGGGGTCACTTCTCTACTGTATGGCTCTGCTGGGATATAGT GAGGGGGCGTTTTGTAGCTCTGAAGGTGGTGAAGAGTGCTCAAACGTTCACAGAGACGGCACAGGATGAGATCAAGCTTCTAAAATGT GTAAGAGACAGTGACCCCAGAGATCCAAAACGTGAGACAATTGTACACCTCATTGATGACTTCAGGATCACTGGAGCAAATGGAGAGC ATGTGTGCATGGTTCTGGAGGTGCTGGGCCACCAGTTGCTCAGGTGGATCATCAAATCCAAATACTCGGGCCTCCCTCTGGCCTGCGTCAGGAGCATCCTCACACAG GTTCTGCAGGGTCTAGATTACTTGCACACCAAATGCAAGATCATCCACACCGACATCAAGCCGGAGAACATCCTCCTGAGAGTGGACGACGTTTATGTTCAGAACCTGGCAGCCAACACCAAGCTGTGGCAGCTGCCGGCGTCCTCTGCTTTCTCCAGCTCCACCG AGAACAGACGCTCCAGAGAGAAACAG AGTTTGTCCAACTTGTTGGGGAAGCTGAGCGGGGTTTTCCACACTCTCGGGGAGTGG TCCAGTAAGGTCTCCAAGAGCCCCATCAAGCGACTGACAAGAAAAGACAGGGGTCGACGAGGACAGGACCACAATCAGAAAGACAAACTTCACGTGTCCTTCTCCGATGCCGCTCCTCCCTCTAGCACCTGTAGCTCCACCTGTCAGGCTAAGCTCACAGGTCCCAACCTCAGGTTAAGGAGGAACACGCTGCTGTTAGAAGATGGACCGGACTGGCCTCCACACAGCCATAGAGACTCCATCTGTTCTTGGCCAGACCTCAACACAGATGCTCCCGTCTGTGGCTCTAGATCAGCGTTATTGCTTCAGACTGCAGACACAGAGCGGTCTCCTCCTTCACCATCCTCTCCCCGTG GTATTAGTGACTCGGATGTACTTCTGGATCTACTAAAACCCCAGAATGCTGATAAAATCCTCATCAAGATTGCTGACTTGGGCAATGCCTGCTGGGTG CACAAGCACTTTACAGAGGACATCCAGACGTGTCAGTACCGCTCTGTGGAGGTTCTGATCGGGGCTCACTACGACACACCGGCTGACATCTGGAGCACCGCCTGCATG GCTGAGTATACAGTGGGCTTGGTCTTCTCTCAGATCACATTGCTCACATCATTGAGCTGCTGGGATCCCTTCCATCGCAGTTCGCTGTGTCGGGGAGGAACTCCAGACGGTACTTCAACCACAAAG GACAACTGCGACACATCTCCAAGCTGA
- the LOC119229414 gene encoding SRSF protein kinase 2-like isoform X3 — MYERPPLFSAYLQISFHTHHNVCLCTFWGDILTYSQNQVRDSDPRDPKRETIVHLIDDFRITGANGEHVCMVLEVLGHQLLRWIIKSKYSGLPLACVRSILTQVLQGLDYLHTKCKIIHTDIKPENILLRVDDVYVQNLAANTKLWQLPASSAFSSSTENRRSREKQSLSNLLGKLSGVFHTLGEWSSKVSKSPIKRLTRKDRGRRGQDHNQKDKLHVSFSDAAPPSSTCSSTCQAKLTGPNLRLRRNTLLLEDGPDWPPHSHRDSICSWPDLNTDAPVCGSRSALLLQTADTERSPPSPSSPRGISDSDVLLDLLKPQNADKILIKIADLGNACWVHKHFTEDIQTCQYRSVEVLIGAHYDTPADIWSTACMAFELATGDYLFDPQSGASFSREEDHIAHIIELLGSLPSQFAVSGRNSRRYFNHKGQLRHISKLKPWSLFEILLEKYEWPREEASKFSSFLLTMLELLPEDRATAAQCLKHPWITS, encoded by the exons ATGT aTGAGAGGCCTCCACTGTTCTCAGCCTACCTGCAAATATCATTTCATACACACCacaatgtttgtctttgtaCATTTTGGGGGGACATTTTAACATATTCTCAAAATCAGGTAAGAGACAGTGACCCCAGAGATCCAAAACGTGAGACAATTGTACACCTCATTGATGACTTCAGGATCACTGGAGCAAATGGAGAGC ATGTGTGCATGGTTCTGGAGGTGCTGGGCCACCAGTTGCTCAGGTGGATCATCAAATCCAAATACTCGGGCCTCCCTCTGGCCTGCGTCAGGAGCATCCTCACACAG GTTCTGCAGGGTCTAGATTACTTGCACACCAAATGCAAGATCATCCACACCGACATCAAGCCGGAGAACATCCTCCTGAGAGTGGACGACGTTTATGTTCAGAACCTGGCAGCCAACACCAAGCTGTGGCAGCTGCCGGCGTCCTCTGCTTTCTCCAGCTCCACCG AGAACAGACGCTCCAGAGAGAAACAG AGTTTGTCCAACTTGTTGGGGAAGCTGAGCGGGGTTTTCCACACTCTCGGGGAGTGG TCCAGTAAGGTCTCCAAGAGCCCCATCAAGCGACTGACAAGAAAAGACAGGGGTCGACGAGGACAGGACCACAATCAGAAAGACAAACTTCACGTGTCCTTCTCCGATGCCGCTCCTCCCTCTAGCACCTGTAGCTCCACCTGTCAGGCTAAGCTCACAGGTCCCAACCTCAGGTTAAGGAGGAACACGCTGCTGTTAGAAGATGGACCGGACTGGCCTCCACACAGCCATAGAGACTCCATCTGTTCTTGGCCAGACCTCAACACAGATGCTCCCGTCTGTGGCTCTAGATCAGCGTTATTGCTTCAGACTGCAGACACAGAGCGGTCTCCTCCTTCACCATCCTCTCCCCGTG GTATTAGTGACTCGGATGTACTTCTGGATCTACTAAAACCCCAGAATGCTGATAAAATCCTCATCAAGATTGCTGACTTGGGCAATGCCTGCTGGGTG CACAAGCACTTTACAGAGGACATCCAGACGTGTCAGTACCGCTCTGTGGAGGTTCTGATCGGGGCTCACTACGACACACCGGCTGACATCTGGAGCACCGCCTGCATG GCTTTTGAGTTGGCCACAGGAGACTATCTGTTCGACCCTCAATCAGGAGCCTCATTCAGCCGCGAGGAAG ATCACATTGCTCACATCATTGAGCTGCTGGGATCCCTTCCATCGCAGTTCGCTGTGTCGGGGAGGAACTCCAGACGGTACTTCAACCACAAAG GACAACTGCGACACATCTCCAAGCTGAAGCCCTGGAGCTTGTTTGAGATCCTGCTGGAGAAGTACGAGTGGCCGCGAGAGGAAGCCTCCAAGTTCAGCTCGTTCCTCCTGACCATGTTGGAGCTCCTTCCGGAGGACAGAGCCACAGCTGCCCAGTGTCTGAAACACCCCTGGATAACCTCCTAG